One Epinephelus lanceolatus isolate andai-2023 chromosome 17, ASM4190304v1, whole genome shotgun sequence genomic window carries:
- the LOC117248122 gene encoding uncharacterized protein LOC117248122: MEEPPSNIIFVDSHDQIYIDSFPHDLPFGSYPPTAIYNHDNITFGSNNYSNITLGSSDYIYTPFGYYDSNDEAGFIMYVVTCIIICIGLLLTLMAIYNLYSLVMNDRVGPVYVINLLISNLIQFCGMIFEMAQPKDRTVIDTFTYIHVYCLVASVCFMVCIALERYLVIACPLWYRFRRTIKISVLVCVVVWIIPLVYFLPFFFWINFRVKRVIFAILLLLPLPLFMFFLGGTLKVLSASISVHSDEKRRIVGLLVLVLLIYMLLFLPSISWFLVVGTKFNKTFSNVSLTFLKLSPLADLFLYVFMKKGTVDKLLASVCCCKMDSDDISSSNSSSVIQV; encoded by the exons ATGGAAGAACCTCCCAGCAACATCATCTTTGTTGACTCACACGATCAAATCTACATCGACTCTTTCCCTCATGATCTCCCCTTCGGCTCCTACCCCCCCACTGCCATCTATAATCATGACAACATCACCTTTGGCTCCAATAATTACAGCAACATCACTTTGGGCTCCAGTGATTATATTTACACCCCCTTTGGCTACTACGATTCTAATGACGAAGCTGGATTCATCATGTACGTGGTGACGTGCATAATTATTTGCATCGGCCTTCTGCTGACCCTCATGGCCATCTACAATCTTTATTCTCTG GTGATGAATGATCGTGTTGGTCCAGTCTACGTCATCAACCTTCTCATTTCCAACCTCATTCAGTTCTGCGGCATGATCTTTGAGATGGCGCAACCTAAGGACAGGACAGTGATTGATACATTCACATATATTCACGTATACTGTCTGgtggccagtgtttgcttcatgGTGTGCATCGCCCTGGAAAG GTATTTGGTCATCGCCTGCCCACTGTGGTACCGCTTCAGACGAACCATCAAGATCTCTGTTCTGGTGTGTGTCGTGGTCTGGATCATTCCTCTTGTCTATTTCCTGCCTTTCTTTTTCTGGATTAATTTTAGGGTCAAACGAGTCATTTTcgccatcctcctcctccttcctctcccacTGTTCATGTTCTTCCTTGGTGGAACCCTCAAAGTCCTGTCTGCTTCCATCTCTGTCCACTCTGACGAAAAACGACGAATTGTAGGACTGTTGGTCCTGGTGTTGCTTATTTACATGCTGCTCTTCCTGCCAAGCATCAGTTGGTTCCTGGTAGTGGGAACTAAATTCAACAAAACTTTTAGCAACGTGTCTTTAACATTTCTCAAGTTAAGTCCTCTTGCAGACTTATTTCTGTATGTTTTCATGAAGAAAGGGACCGTTGACAAGCTGTTGGCTTCTGTGTGTTGTTGCAAAATGGACAGTGATGATATCAGTAGTTCAAATTCAAGTTCTGTCATTCAAGTTTGA